A window of Toxotes jaculatrix isolate fToxJac2 chromosome 11, fToxJac2.pri, whole genome shotgun sequence genomic DNA:
agTCTCCAGGTGCTGAGGCAGGTCAGACACAAAACACTCTGGTATTCCACGAGctgtttaaatgtgtaaaaGCACAGGGTGTGAATCCTTCACCTACTGCTAGAGGAGGAATCACAGATACGCAGTGAACCCagaacactgacacacacacacctgctggtATTTCCTGAGCTCGGCCTTAATGGGCACAGGGATCTTATAGTTCTCCAATTTTCTGCCGTCTAGTAGTTGCTCCAGGAAGTGGCGCTCTCTAGCTTTCTGGCGGATGAGGTCAGCAGACATGGCCGGAGGGTCTGGTATACCGGCCTGGTAGACAGGAAGAAAAGGTTTTATCTTCGGAGACAAAACACTTAACAATGACATTATGATATCAGTGTATAGTGGTTTATAAGCTTAAAGACTACATTCTAGGCTCCTGTCTGAGTCCTCCTACCTCTAGTGGCAGCAGCCGGATGAGTGTAGCAAAGCACTGTGTGGCCATGAAACGAATGCTATCACTGGGGTCGCTCATACGGCCCAGAACTGGAACAACCAGCAGCACGATGTAGGGTACGATGTCCACATCCAGCTGCTCCATGACACCTGGTGACATGCTGGTCAAGGAAAGTACTGTACAGCAGTAACATAGCAACAATGCAAAGTCCCCATGTGTTATGTTCTAGGTATTAAAGCATGAACGTGGTATCTGAAGATCTGTCGCTGTGAGAAGGATACAGGCTAAAGCCTCAATGGCACCCTCCTGTTTGGTGCAGTCATCAATAGCAGCTAGCCAGGGGAGTACACACTCGAGGAAGCTGTTCATCGTGTCCAGCATGGCTATCTTACTGAGCACGCCCACACATCGAGCTGCCATGTGACGCACCGCTGTGTAAGGGTGTTGCAGGCAGGTGAACAGATGTGGGAGGTGCTCCAGCAGCTGCAATGCACCacaaagagagcagagacatTCAATGAAGGGTCATTCAAGACTTGGCTTAAATTCAAGGAGATGTTTAAAGATGGCCTCATTACTTTGTCCTCTGGGAATCCCTTTTTCCACCCATCCTAAATACTGTTTAACTAAATGAACTTTCTGAGACTCTGTGATGGTCTGAAAGTACGACAAAGCAGCCTTGGTGAATTAGTCTTACCAAAGGTTTGAGCTCAGAAGCCATGGCCCCAGCCATCACCTCCAGAACTTGCAGAGAGTTGACTAGTTCCTGGGCAGCAGTGTCACCCCTCTCCAGCTGGGCCTGCCTATCTAGAACACACAAGAGACGCACAGTGATTCAGTGGGACACAGTCCCTCAGAGTACTGACTTCATACAGTCCAGGCAACAAGTATCTGGACAGTTACTGGACTTTGTGCTTGAGgaaactgtatttaaaataatGGATACTGAATTAAAGTGCTAAGTCTCAGTTTTCAAAGACTGAAAGGTCAGGTAGCAgttcacaaaaacatacaaaaaaaaaaaaaaaaccccagcagAGTTCTGGGACAAAATTCTATGGactaatgaaacaaaaatcaacctctcttaaaaagacagaaagaccaattgtggaggaaaaaaaaaggaacagctcAAAGCATACCACCTCATGTGTCAAACATGGGGGTTCTGTTATAGCCTGCaaaaagacagtgtgtgtttaaaggacAATGTGTCCTACACAGATCTTTCTATAAACGTTcttaaattaaagctgagaaTTGGCACTTTAACATAGTAactgttatattatttaatctAATTTCAAATTGAATGTTCTGAAgtacagagcctgaagaacaaaatatTTATGATCTGAACTGTCTGCAAGTACATCAACGAGTGGATTATACTTTTACTTCCATGCAGTCAGGATCCATAGCAGTTTTGTTGAATGATCTCAAGACAACTACAGGTTTAAACTGAAATTTGAACCTACAATATAACAGCTTGCTGCATTCAAGTCCTTTAAAGGTCAAAAGTCTACAAGCTGATTATAATACTTGCTAGAAGACAATTTGACcttttcacaaaacacacaagaaacagCATAACCAGGGGTCGCTATGTTGGCAAAAATAAGTTTTAAGTGTAAGATATTCCTGTTGCTACGGTCTATCAAAGATTTTAATCTGATTAACCCAATCAGCATACCAATGCACTGATTTTCGGTCACCACTGTCCTCAGTGGTCCCACTGTGTTCTCCCAGAGGTACGGCAGAGACTTGGTGAGGTCTGCGCCGAAGTGTCTGGCAATAGTTGTCAGGGAGaactctgctcctcttctctgAATAAGAAACGGCCTCTTGCTCTAAAAGgaacacagagtagaaaaataagGGTAAACACAACCTGCAGTCGATACGACCTAAAAGGTGAGGTAAATGCTCTTTAGTAACCCTCTGTACCTCATCATTATCAGTGCTGATGGTGCTGCCAGGAGGAAGCTCTGTGGAGGGGGCTTTTGGGGCTTTAGGGGCTGGCCCCCTCTTACTAGTGATGGCAAACGCTGCCCTTTGGTGTCGGTAGAGTGTGATGATGCCACGGGTTTTGTTGACCATGTGATGCATGCCGTCTTTCTCCAACCCACCGCCTAATAGCATAAGAAATCAATAGAGACAAAAACATTGTCAGCAGCATGTAAACCAGCGTTTCTTCAGTGTTGACACAATTATCAGGGGGCTGTTGGTCTTTTTACAAATGCAGAAAGCCAGAGTCGCTATGCTGTGTGGTTTAGCTCTCTCCACAAAACCCAATTTTGAACCCCTGTTAGTAGCTGACAAGTTGAATAAAACGATTAAAGAAAATAAGCTTCAAGAGCTCTTACTTTTGGCATTTTCCTGTGTGGGGGGTACAGGGCAAGCAGACGAGGGTGTGACTGAAGAGTCCACGCAGGCCGAGGCACAGAGGTTTTTGATGATCTTGGGGTTGGGGCATGGTGAGCGTCCAGCACACTGCTGTAACAGCTTGGCTATAAAAGAAGCAGCATAACCCTGGATCAGGGTGTTCTCCTCTCGCTTGATGGCCTCCATCAAAGGCCTGACCAGTGGGTTGAGCTTGTCAGGAAGCACTTGCAGGTTAATCACTGCGCaggctgtgaacatgtggacgCGCAGATGCAGCTGCTGCCATTCTGTGCTGGTCTCCATCACTGTGGCCTGAGCCTGCTGTCGCTTACTGTCCAGCGCCTGCCACTGTTTAGACTTCACATTCAGACCTGCCGTTGATTCTGTAAAGATGCTGGTTACCTAGGTGACAAGCaagaggagaaagtgagagcCTAGAATGGGAGCGATCTGTAACAGAGTGCAATATCCATTAACCTTTGGGGTTGTGAATCAGCTGGATACCAAACCATAAATACCAAAGCTGTCAGTTCAGGAAATAAAAACCTGGAGAGAAAACTAATTACAGGTGGGAAAAAGTGGACAACTTATTTTTGATAACAGCAGCCAAATAACACGAGACCTTAATGGGATGATAATGAAACAAcatttattgtttcatttagtTACACTAGTAGTGTTACTGGTGGTCCGCCCAAGACAATCTGCTCTTTTAGAGGTGTAACAGTATGGTGGAccctattgtgtgtgtgtgtgtgtgtgtgtgtgtggactggcATACCAGTTCATTGGCTTGGTCGATGGTGAAAACGCTACAATTGAGGCGGTCCTGAAGGTCTATGTGGGCCTCAGCTAGCAATGCAATGAGCTGCTTGCACTCATTCTGCATGCGTGTGAAGGGGATGGCAATCTCATCATAGTACAACTGCTCAGACAGAATGGCCAGAAGACGAGGCTGCACCATGGAGGACACCACCTGACAATCCTGAAAGACAGAAATTGGAAAGGTAAACAGAGGTatctggcctcaaaatgcctGATCCTGATGGGCTCATATCGCATCCAAAAACCGTTCAATATGTAGTGATTCCACAATGAACAGTCGGTGCCTGAACTTTTCACCTTCTGCAGTGCAGCCCACTCGCAAAGAACCAGAGCCACAGCTATGCGCTGCAGGGCAGACTTGGAGTTGAGGtggaagagcagcagctggccTAAAGACTCAGCTGGTCGGATCTCCTGAGATGCAGCGTTGAGCTGAGGGTCACAGATACACCTACACAGAGCCCCCAGCAATCTGGAATAAAGAGATACAAAGACAGCAGGGAAAAACCATAAGGACTGTTAGCATCTTTTAAAACTATTTATCTGGCTATTCAAGTTTTTTCTTGAGAAAACTAATAAGTTCACCTCAAGGTCAGAACTGATAACTTTGTCCTTCTATTGCAACAATCACAACTTACTTGGCAGCCATGAGGCGAGCTCGAACCACTACATAGTCCCTCGTTAGTGGGTCGTCCGTCACAGTCTCTGCACCTGCTATATACTCCTGGACCGTTTCCTTCACCTGATTGGTCCCCTGACGTGCCTTTGTACCAGCCTTATCCTGTTGCATCACACAGCACAACATTCATTTTACAGTTAAATTAAATGGAACTCCACAAAATTTCCATCTGGCACTATGGACATAAATTAACatgcttctccctctctgtttaaGCTGGGGGAGAATGAATTAAAGAAATAGGAACAGCTTTACTTCGCATGCACCAAATCAGTTCAACATGCTTGTGTTTTAAAAGCCTCACCTCATTTAACAAACTGGCTGTTAAATTACTTTCtctgctgtgtatttttatgtccTTACACTGCTCAGGTTGCTAACGCTCCTCTGGCTCAAAGAAAAGATGCAAACCATGGATGTAAGACTCTTGTCTAACCTTCCCGCAGTCTGCTAGTCTGTCACCTAGCAACCTCAGTGAGGTGCATTCATTTTGCGTGATGTCCTGAAGTGGCTTGCATTATTTTCATGAACCCACATACactataaatgaaaaaaaaaaaaaaacatcagctgagAATAGAAGAATATAACAATAAAGCTCAAGTCTGATTTAGCAAACCTTGGAGCGGGCTTTCACTTCCAGCAGCATGTTCAGGTCAATAGGAATGTGTGAGGCCTGCATCATGAGACACAGCCAGGCCCCCATCCATGGACAGCTGGCTGCCACCACATATTGCTGAGGGGCCTGAGACAGCAGCTCCAtccacacctgcacacaggaCAGTTAcataaaagaaatgacaaatgagACTTATTAAAACTTAAATAAGTCTCCCCGGCAGTTAAACTTTAGGTCATCTTTTTAGTTTTGCCACTTAGATGAATGCAACAAACCTTTTGGATCAGTTCGAGGATCTCCTCATTGCTCTCCAGTATACAGGACTGGAAGATGTGCCGGAGCATATCTTGTAGGATGGGGTTGATCCATGCCGCACAGCTCTAaagaacaaaatgcaaaatCCACCACCTTATCAGATACGCAAATATTAGCTAGCATTCAAGctgtgaatggaaaaaaaaacataacactggttgttgtaaatataaataagtcAACTGGGTTACAATACTTTTGACACATATTACATTCATGTCAAATTTACCTGGTCAGCTTTAGACAGCAGAGTGAAGAGGGTTTCCAGTGCTGCGCGTCTTACTGATGATATTGTGTGCCTCAAGAACGGCCAAACCCGAGGAACCAGGACTGTTAATGACTGCTGCATGCTAGAGTGGACGAGAAAGTGTATCACCATGAATACACAGCCAGGAAGGGTCATGAAAAACTacaaactgaataaaataattcattatTACAAGGTTACACACTTTCTCACACTCTGCTTAGACTCAAAAGTTAGTGCTCATCtaattgtgtgtttgcagaaggTTTTCTCAGTGGTGGGCATGCACTGCCTGAACTAAGTTCAAGTGAAGTTCAGCCAACGTCCTGGCACAGCGGTGATACTCCACtgaacacacaaccacagaattCAGAGGAGACAATTTGACTAGACACAGCGTAATGACAAAACAGATAAGCCAATGGTGAGCTTCTAGTGAAACTGGGTGTATACTACACTGGATTTCACATGTCACACAATTGCAAGTCTTCTACTCTGTTGTTTAACTGAACAGTAACCAAGTCTCTAACCCAACACACTCAGATAAGATCCTCTGTTTGAAGAAACCAGCTAAAGCAACATGCTGCTGTAGATAATAAATTGGCAACTGACTATATATTTGAACCTACAGACAAAAGCCTCTTTGCTCAAGGTGTTTACCACTGTTTCAGCAtacataaagtaaaaaaaaaaaaaaaaaaaactacttggATTAAAATTTTCAACCATGCACAATACATTTCCCTTCATGACCCTCTTCACTGatttcctctgtcttgcctTTTTTCCTCTACAATGTTGCTTGGTGTCCAATAGGACAATTAGGACGTTTGACTTTCATACCACAAATTcttccatttaaagaaaattgtattttgaaatttgaaattattcaTTTCTGCTAGTAAAACATTAACTACTTTGTAGTCCAACACTGATTACTTGACCTTCGGAGACTGACCTGCACTGTCGGACCTGTGGATACGTGAGCAGCGAGGACAGCAATGTCATGATGCTGTTGGTGGAAGCTGTGAGGTCGTCCAAGTCTAAAAGAGCATCCCACAGTGTGTTCACTATATAGGGTACCTGAGAGACACAGAATTTTACAACTAAATTATGATCCCCAGAAAAAACTACCTGGAGGTGACACACttcaacagagagagaaagctcaGTAGTTAAGGGTACTTGTTTTTGCCTCTCTGACCTTATTGGGCAGCAGTTGTACCAAGCCTTCCACCACAGGGATGAGGGCTGCAGCTGCCACAGCTCTGACATCATCATCGAGGTCCTGTAGGCCTACAGTGACGGCAGGGAGCACCCGGGGCAGTAAGACAGATATCAagtcctgaaaaacacaaaggaagagacagatgaagatcACGTCTACagtgtcctctctctccacaaGGAGCACATATGCTAAAGCTTTCTGTCGTGCACGTATCGTCCTACACCCACGGTCTGTATTCATGACCATATGGCGCTTAAATCAAATCTATGCTTATTTAACAGCTCATCGTGTACACACAGAACAGGTGGTACCTGTCGGACAGCCAAGGCATACTTGATCCCCAGCAGGCCTCCATGACGGACCTCCCACTGGTCCTCTTCAAGCAGCTTCAGCAGGACATCTACTGTCATGGAAACACCAGTTTCATTCATGTGGCGAAGGGCCACGCCAAGCGTCTGTGCACATGTCTCCCTAACAGGAGCCACCACCTGGAAAAATGGTCAGGGATATAAGATaaatagaacagaaaagaaaaagatggatggatgatgaaaGCAGGATAATTTGTTAGACTCAGCAGTTTGCCAATGTATGTGTCTGACACTGGTCTAGTAGTAGGACAGCCACAATGTATGACATATGATGTCGTTTGCTTACGTATTCATTACACTGTAATATAATCATTATAGTATCATTATTATAAGTCTCagtggagagtttttttttttaatcacctctTATCAAAACCAAACTGCATAAGGTCAATACACTGAGTCAGTTTCCTTCTTTGGCTTAACAAAGGTACAAGTCTTTTCCTAAActaaataatgtttaaataagAATCTACTCAACTCCCATTAACCCTTGGTTATGGTAATTTTTGAGGCTGTCGGTTGGTGTGTTACATTGTACTGAGAGCGGTTTGCTAATCTGTCACACTCTGCTTGTAGCATGCATGCATAGTAAAGCAAATGTTTCACTGGCAAAAGTAACACATCTGACCAAATTAGAACCTTACTGCTACTCTATCTTGTTAAAACAACTCTTGTTCTTTACTATCATGTTTCACATCATTGATGTTCTGCAGCGTTGAAAACCACAGACACTATAAACAATGTCATTGAGATTCTGCCCAcagatgtaaataaaactgacatacTGAACACGAAAGATATTACAAGGACAATCACGTTTCCTGAGTTTCATCTCGCCTTTACCACAGCGCATGTCTCatcttgtcttgtgttttaatAGGTTAGTAACTTTCCCTTAGATGCTCTGTTCAGTTGTCTTGGCAAAGACCTACCTCATCGGAAACAAAATCCCCAAAGCGGTCCAGAGCAAAGACACAGAGTAGCCTGATGACCAGGTCCTCTATCCATTCCTGATGCTGCCGCAACATCTACAACAAAACGGTGGACAGTTCACATTGTGTTCAATTCTCACTGAAATGTTGAAAAGACTGAGGACAAGAAGAAAATATACCTGTACTACAGTGCTTCCCACCAGCTTCCCACCCCCAGCACCATGGGACTTCAGGATTTCTCTAAGACCTGTACCAGCACCATGACGAACCTGTAAACAATCACATACAATACAATTCAGTTAGTTTGAATTCATTTTGCAAAGGTCATATAGCAGGTTAGCAGGAGTTAATTTTAAGGAAACTTAAAAAGGGCTCAAAGTTTCTTTGACTGCATgcattcattctcttttttgCTGTTCACAACTGAATCTCAGCCTGTGCCTTTAACTCAGCCCACCCCCTCATGTTTAACCATGTAGCAACGCCTAAAATAAAGTATCACATAATTTAAAGATGCTTTGTTTTTACCTCCCATGAAGGATTGAAGAGGTCATTACAGAGCTCCCCACAGAAGCTCTCCAGAGGCCACTCCTGTGTCTAAAGACAATACAATGAGACATGAGGTACACATTTATATAATGTGCACTGTTTTTATATAGTCATTTAGACTAGTTATAGCAATGAAATAATTGACAGCTTGACATCAATAAGTTACTAGCTTGTTTTTTGATTCCTTACCTCTTCTAAAAGATTGGAGTTATCTGGAACGTTGTCGATTAAGACTTTATGCTCTGTTGCCGGTTGGTCAATAACTACATTGGTGGTTTTCCTTCGTTTCTCTTCAGGTTCACCCTCAAAACTGTCATTACTAAAAGAAAGAtcacaaagtaaaacattttatcattaGAACTAATGAAATTTACATAAATACCCAGATCCGTCCAGATGAAACGGTTCAGTCCTTGACACCATTTAATACATTGGTGCTAAGAAATACACTTTCAGCTGTATGTGAACAAACAAAGATCCTTTAATAGGTATAACTTTGTATTTAAACTCTAAGCGTAATTACTTCCACCTGTCAATGTCTTTTAAGAGATCTCAATGATATATAATTAGAAAACTCTCTAGCCACCGTCACTTATGTTGTGGGTACACAGTATGTATAATCATACCTCTTTTCATTTGGATCCATGTCTCTGGATCGTTGTTTTGCCACCAGTTTAGCCATCCTCTTCGCCTTGTTTTTCTGACGACTGCTCATACCTGGCCTGAACTCTGAGTCGATCAACTCAGCAGCATGAATGGGCTGAAAACAAGACAGCGGAGCCGATTATACATTTCCAAATATTACTGAACACGCACATACATCCATCATCAGATGCACAACAATATAGAACTGGTTACTGAATGAATAATTTAACAACTTAACTCTCCAGTTCACCTCTGCTACACAAACTTTTAAGGGATTATTATTTGTGCCATGTTTGACACACTGCATACCAGTGAGACATATATTTAAAAGATATTCACTCTGCTGTATTATTACAACGATAACCAGGGCTCCAGACTCAACCAAAATGGTTGCATATACGAAtactttgtgagtgtgtgtgagagtcaaAATCACTTGTGAAGCACATGATGATCAGTAGGCTTTTTGGTGTCTCTTTAGCATGGGTAGTGCGCTAGCCACTGTGGTTGAAAGTAGTACTTTTAGTTCTTCACTGGCTCAGGCAGTCTCTCCCTGCCTGCACATACATGCAAAGTGATGGTGAAACCTGCTAAACCGTGTTCCAGAAATGAAGCAGTCTATAGCtgataattttaaaaaaaagaaagaaaaaaaaaaaaaaaaacaacaagagagaaagagggaggctgGTGAAGAACAGCCCACGAGAGGTCCCAACTCAAACTGACGATAAGAGTGCAGGGCgaggcagggagagagtgaagaagaaaaagtacaaCTTTCCACCTCAGTGCCTAACACAGTACCGCTGGTTGCAGTACTAAACTTGTTACCTGGTAAACACAGTCTCCATGAACCATGAAACAGTTTTTGAGCAGCTATCCTGTTCAGACAAGCCTTAGTACTGCAATGCAAAAGGTGTACCATAACATAACATGTTACGAATCACATTTGTGACTAAGCACTTGACAGCTATACAGCAACAGCCTCTGTCATTGTGAAACAAGTTACAGCCTGCCTTTCTTGTCTTTACTTACTTAAAGTTACTTAAAGTTGGCCAGATAAGTTAGGACATGACCTTAAACCACAGTATCTCACTACAGGGCAACATTCAACTGCTGACAGAAGCAATGGCAACAGGCACCCACTTCCTGCCTCCTATTTATGATTATCTACACCTATTTTTGAAATTTATAGGCCATCCAGGGCTACTGCTTGCAGTAATAACCAAAGGACATTACATACACGCTAGAAGAACCTGCTGATTCAAAGCTAAGAGGCTAAAATGAAACCTACTACATGGTTGCGGGAGCTGGATCCAGCTGTGGTTTTGCTTCCATGGGCTCTCAGCCCACTGGGTTGACAGGTATAGTCAAGGTCTTCGTCATTGAACAGCTCCTCTGTGTCCATTCCGATAGCGGCACCCATGTCAAGACCCAGTTTCTTCTGAAGAAGTTTCCTCTGGCGAGCAAGACGTTCCTTAGGGTCCATCTCGCCTGGGAACAAATGACAGGAAGTCAGTGGAAAACTGCAGCATGGAAATATGGAGGACGAGCGCATCGTAGCTGTGTGAGGAATACTGATTATGTATATGTTA
This region includes:
- the btaf1 gene encoding TATA-binding protein-associated factor 172 isoform X2, with protein sequence MAVSRLDRLFILLDTGTTPVTRKAAAQQLGEVVKLHPHELNNLLSKVLTYLRSPNWDTRIAAGQAVEAIVKNIPEWDPVPKPKEESCEDLSPEDSSCDRLSFYHFDISRLLKHGASLLGSAGAEFELQDDKTGEMDPKERLARQRKLLQKKLGLDMGAAIGMDTEELFNDEDLDYTCQPSGLRAHGSKTTAGSSSRNHVPIHAAELIDSEFRPGMSSRQKNKAKRMAKLVAKQRSRDMDPNEKSNDSFEGEPEEKRRKTTNVVIDQPATEHKVLIDNVPDNSNLLEETQEWPLESFCGELCNDLFNPSWEVRHGAGTGLREILKSHGAGGGKLVGSTVVQMLRQHQEWIEDLVIRLLCVFALDRFGDFVSDEVVAPVRETCAQTLGVALRHMNETGVSMTVDVLLKLLEEDQWEVRHGGLLGIKYALAVRQDLISVLLPRVLPAVTVGLQDLDDDVRAVAAAALIPVVEGLVQLLPNKVPYIVNTLWDALLDLDDLTASTNSIMTLLSSLLTYPQVRQCSMQQSLTVLVPRVWPFLRHTISSVRRAALETLFTLLSKADQSCAAWINPILQDMLRHIFQSCILESNEEILELIQKVWMELLSQAPQQYVVAASCPWMGAWLCLMMQASHIPIDLNMLLEVKARSKDKAGTKARQGTNQVKETVQEYIAGAETVTDDPLTRDYVVVRARLMAAKLLGALCRCICDPQLNAASQEIRPAESLGQLLLFHLNSKSALQRIAVALVLCEWAALQKDCQVVSSMVQPRLLAILSEQLYYDEIAIPFTRMQNECKQLIALLAEAHIDLQDRLNCSVFTIDQANELVTSIFTESTAGLNVKSKQWQALDSKRQQAQATVMETSTEWQQLHLRVHMFTACAVINLQVLPDKLNPLVRPLMEAIKREENTLIQGYAASFIAKLLQQCAGRSPCPNPKIIKNLCASACVDSSVTPSSACPVPPTQENAKSGGLEKDGMHHMVNKTRGIITLYRHQRAAFAITSKRGPAPKAPKAPSTELPPGSTISTDNDESKRPFLIQRRGAEFSLTTIARHFGADLTKSLPYLWENTVGPLRTVVTENQCIDRQAQLERGDTAAQELVNSLQVLEVMAGAMASELKPLLLEHLPHLFTCLQHPYTAVRHMAARCVGVLSKIAMLDTMNSFLECVLPWLAAIDDCTKQEGAIEALACVMEQLDVDIVPYIVLLVVPVLGRMSDPSDSIRFMATQCFATLIRLLPLEAGIPDPPAMSADLIRQKARERHFLEQLLDGRKLENYKIPVPIKAELRKYQQDGVNWLSFLNKYKLHGILCDDMGLGKTLQSICILAGDHYLRAQEYAKTKAADCSPLPSLVVCPPTLTGHWVDEVGKFCSKEYLNPLHYTGPPTERMRLQHQVKKHNLIVASYDVVRNDIDFFRNIKFNYCILDEGHVIKNGKTKLSKAIKQLAANFRVILSGTPIQNNVLELWSLFDFLMPGFLGTERQFAARYGKPILASRDAKSSSREQEAGVLAMEALHRQVLPFLLRRMKEDVLQDLPPKIIQDYYCNLSPLQVQLYEDFAKSRAKANVEDSISVSSTEEEEKPKLKATGHVFQALQYLRKLCNHPSLVLTSQHPEYKRITEQLASQNSSLRDIQHAPKLSALKQLLLDCGLGGGGGSEGGTEAVVAQHRVLIFCQLKSMLDIVEHDLLKPKLPTVTYLRLDGSVQAGQRHSIVSRFNNDPSIDVLLLTTHVGGLGLNLTGADTVVFVEHDWNPMRDLQAMDRAHRIGQKRVVNVYRLITRGTLEEKIMGLQKFKMSIANTIISQENASLQSMGTDQLLNLFTLDKGEKGEQTPSTSGKASMKSVLDGLGELWDQQQYDTEYNLDSFMHSLQ
- the btaf1 gene encoding TATA-binding protein-associated factor 172 isoform X1 — protein: MAVSRLDRLFILLDTGTTPVTRKAAAQQLGEVVKLHPHELNNLLSKVLTYLRSPNWDTRIAAGQAVEAIVKNIPEWDPVPKPKEESCEDLSPEDSSCDRLSFYHFDISRLLKHGASLLGSAGAEFELQDDKTGEMDPKERLARQRKLLQKKLGLDMGAAIGMDTEELFNDEDLDYTCQPSGLRAHGSKTTAGSSSRNHVPIHAAELIDSEFRPGMSSRQKNKAKRMAKLVAKQRSRDMDPNEKSNDSFEGEPEEKRRKTTNVVIDQPATEHKVLIDNVPDNSNLLEETQEWPLESFCGELCNDLFNPSWEVRHGAGTGLREILKSHGAGGGKLVGSTVVQMLRQHQEWIEDLVIRLLCVFALDRFGDFVSDEVVAPVRETCAQTLGVALRHMNETGVSMTVDVLLKLLEEDQWEVRHGGLLGIKYALAVRQDLISVLLPRVLPAVTVGLQDLDDDVRAVAAAALIPVVEGLVQLLPNKVPYIVNTLWDALLDLDDLTASTNSIMTLLSSLLTYPQVRQCSMQQSLTVLVPRVWPFLRHTISSVRRAALETLFTLLSKADQSCAAWINPILQDMLRHIFQSCILESNEEILELIQKVWMELLSQAPQQYVVAASCPWMGAWLCLMMQASHIPIDLNMLLEVKARSKDKAGTKARQGTNQVKETVQEYIAGAETVTDDPLTRDYVVVRARLMAAKLLGALCRCICDPQLNAASQEIRPAESLGQLLLFHLNSKSALQRIAVALVLCEWAALQKDCQVVSSMVQPRLLAILSEQLYYDEIAIPFTRMQNECKQLIALLAEAHIDLQDRLNCSVFTIDQANELVTSIFTESTAGLNVKSKQWQALDSKRQQAQATVMETSTEWQQLHLRVHMFTACAVINLQVLPDKLNPLVRPLMEAIKREENTLIQGYAASFIAKLLQQCAGRSPCPNPKIIKNLCASACVDSSVTPSSACPVPPTQENAKSGGLEKDGMHHMVNKTRGIITLYRHQRAAFAITSKRGPAPKAPKAPSTELPPGSTISTDNDESKRPFLIQRRGAEFSLTTIARHFGADLTKSLPYLWENTVGPLRTVVTENQCIDRQAQLERGDTAAQELVNSLQVLEVMAGAMASELKPLLLEHLPHLFTCLQHPYTAVRHMAARCVGVLSKIAMLDTMNSFLECVLPWLAAIDDCTKQEGAIEALACVMEQLDVDIVPYIVLLVVPVLGRMSDPSDSIRFMATQCFATLIRLLPLEAGIPDPPAMSADLIRQKARERHFLEQLLDGRKLENYKIPVPIKAELRKYQQDGVNWLSFLNKYKLHGILCDDMGLGKTLQSICILAGDHYLRAQEYAKTKAADCSPLPSLVVCPPTLTGHWVDEVGKFCSKEYLNPLHYTGPPTERMRLQHQVKKHNLIVASYDVVRNDIDFFRNIKFNYCILDEGHVIKNGKTKLSKAIKQLAANFRVILSGTPIQNNVLELWSLFDFLMPGFLGTERQFAARYGKPILASRDAKSSSREQEAGVLAMEALHRQVLPFLLRRMKEDVLQDLPPKIIQDYYCNLSPLQVQLYEDFAKSRAKANVEDSISVSSTEEEEKPKLKATGHVFQALQYLRKLCNHPSLVLTSQHPEYKRITEQLASQNSSLRDIQHAPKLSALKQLLLDCGLGGGGGSEGGTEAVVAQHRVLIFCQLKSMLDIVEHDLLKPKLPTVTYLRLDGSVQAGQRHSIVSRFNNDPSIDVLLLTTHVGGLGLNLTGADTVVFVEHDWNPMRDLQAMDRAHRIGQKRVVNVYRLITRGTLEEKIMGLQKFKMSIANTIISQENASLQSMGTDQLLNLFTLDKDEKGEKGEQTPSTSGKASMKSVLDGLGELWDQQQYDTEYNLDSFMHSLQ